From a region of the Malania oleifera isolate guangnan ecotype guangnan chromosome 12, ASM2987363v1, whole genome shotgun sequence genome:
- the LOC131144931 gene encoding uncharacterized protein LOC131144931, whose product MRRDFGGTSYPPVHHGCTIDQFTLMKPSSFEGGTDPIKVEIWMQEMEKILVVLNYTEEQKVLFAIFKLAGEAERWWHAMKLLEVQRVVWVSKHYMHGLKIPAGVSLETQHAAKLIELSCFAPYVVPDEFKKERMFKRGLRQEIYKQVTVLKMQDFSELVDRATVEEEGEQRDVGAPS is encoded by the exons atgagacggGATTTTGGGGGAACGAGTTATCCACCGGTGCACCATGGTTGCACCATTGATCAGTTTACACTTATGAAACCTTcgtcttttgagggtggcactgaTCCAATTAAGGTTGAGAtttggatgcaagaaatggagaaaattcttGTTGTGTTGAATTATACCGAGGAGCAGAAGGTCCTCTTCGCCATTTTCAAACTGGCtggagaagctgaacggtggtggcatgcaatgaaaTTATTAGAAGTACAGCGGGTG gtttgggtttccaaacactaCATGCATGGGTTGAAGATCCCAGCAGGTGTTTCTCTTGAAACTcag CATGCGGCGAAGCTCATTGAGCTGTCATGCTTTGCACCCTACGTCGTTCCAGATGAGTTTAAAAAGGAAAGGATGTTTAAGAGGGGCTTGAGGCAAGAAATATATAAACAGGTGACAGTTCTAAAGATGCAAGACTTCTCCgaattggttgacagggccacagTGGAAGAGGAGGGCGAACAGAGAGATGTGGGAGCAccgagttag